The genomic stretch GCATGCCGATGAAAGGCTGATCGCTTTTTTCGTAACGAGCTGCCTCGAGGATGTTCGGGCGGCCGTTTTCGTCTAGCCCGTCGGCCCAGTTCATCGGCGCGAAGGCTTCACCCGACAGGAATTTGCCGGTCTCCGCATCGAGGATGTAGAAGAAGCCGTTCTTCGGTGCGTGCATCACGACGTGGCGGATCTCGCCGTCGATCTCGATATCGGCAACAGTGATCTGCGCGTTGGAATCGTAGTCCCAGCGATCCTCCGGCGTTTCCTGGAAGTGCCAGCGATATTCGCCGGTCGCCGCATCGACCGCCACGATCGAGCCGGTGTAGAGACTGTCGCCTTCACCGCGGTCATGCGCGGCCGGGTTCCACGGCTCTGCATTGCCGGTGCCGAAATAGACGAGGCCGGTCTTGGGGTCATAGGTGATCGAATCCCACACGGTGCCGCCACCGCCCAGTTCCCACCACTTGCCGCCCCATGTTTCGGCAGCCTTTTCCATCGCTTCATTTTCAAAACCATCGGCCGGGTTCCCCGGCACGGTGTGGAAGCGCCAGACTTCCTTGCCTGTCTTCCAGTCATAAGCAGCGAGATAGCCGCGCGCCTTGTATTCCGCACCGCCACTGCCGATCAGGACAAGGCCGTTGGCCACGCGCGGGGCGCCGGTGATCGTGTAGCTTTCCTGGTCGGGGACGGTCATCTTCTCCCAGGCTACCTTGCCGCTTTTCTGGTCGAGCGCGACGAGGCGCCCGTCGAGCGTGGCGACGAAGACCTTGTCGCCATAAAGAGCGACCCCGCGATTGACCGCGTCGCAGCAGGCGCGGGCACCGGTTTCACGCGGAACTTCCGGATCGTATGCCCAGACAGGCTCACCCGTTTTCGCATTATAGGCCTTCACCATGCTCCACGCCGTGGACACGTAAAGGATGCCGTCATGGACGAGCGGGGTGGCTTCCTGACCTCGTGCCGTGTCGATATCGGAATACCAGGCCAGGCCGAGTTCGCCGATATTGCCGTCGGTAATCTGGTCGAGCGGCGAGAAGCGCTGTTCCATATGGCCCCCGCCATAGGTCAGCCATTCTTCGCCCGGACTGTTCGCGATCAGGGCATCGGTCACACCTTCTGTGGCCGGGCCCGAAACCTCGTCAGTCGATGAACCGCATGCGCCAACAAACAGCGCCAATGCCAGCGCCCAACCTGCACGTGCCATATATTTCCTCTCCCTTATCGGTGGCATGTTGCAACGCAATTGGCTGCATGTCCATCGTCTAGATTCAGGTCTTGGTCCGCTTTTTCTTGGAGACCGGCAAGCAAGGCTCTAGGCTACTGAAATCAAATCCAATGGAAGAGGGGTTCCCATGGAATTCGTACTGATTGCACTGCTGTTTCTTCTGATCGTGTTCCTGCTGATGGCGGTTCGCGTCGTTAAGCAGGGCTATGTCTATACGATCGAACGGCTCGGCAAGTTCACGATGGCTGCGGAACCTGGTCTCCACCTCCTGATCCCCTTCTTCGACCGTGTCGGGCAGAAGGTGAACATGATGGAGCAAGTGCTCGACATCCCGGGCCAGGAAATCATCACTGCCGACAACGCTATGGTCGGGGTCGATGCCGTGGTTTTCTTCCAGGTGCTCGACGCCGGCAAGGCAGCTTATGAAGTCGCGAACCTCTACCAGGCGATCATGGCGCTGACGACGACCAACCTGCGCACCGTGATGGGCAGCATGGACCTCGACGAAACCCTGTCGAAGCGTGACGAGATCAACGCCCGACTGCTGTCGGTCGTCGACCACGCGACCTCGCCGTGGGGCGTCAAGATCACCCGCGTCGAGATCAAGGACATCCGTCCTCCGCACGATATTTCGGAAGCGATGGCGCGCCAGATGAAGGCCGAACGCCTGAAGCGTGCCGAAATCCTTGAGGCAGAAGGCGACAAGACCAGTTCGATCCTGCGCGCCGAAGGTCGCAAGCAGTCGGCCATCCTCGAAGCAGAGGGCAAGCGCGAAGCGCAGTTCCGCAATGCAGAAGCGCGCGAACGTGCGGCAGAGGCCGAAGCCCGAGCCACCCAGATGGTGTCCGATGCCATCGCAGCTTCGGGCAACCAGGCGATCAATTACTTCATCGCGCAGGAATACACGAAAGCGGTCGGCAAGTTTGCCGAAAGCCCGAACGCGAAAACGATCCTGTTCCCGGTCGAAGCGACGCAGCTTATCGGCTCGCTCGGCGGCATCGGCGAACTGGTTCGTGAAGCCATCGGCCCGGGCGAAGGCGAAGCCGCCACGTCCGCGAACCGCTCAGGCCAGCCGCTGCCCGCTGCGCGGTCGCGCACCAGCGTGCCGCGCACAGGTGACCAGTAATGGATAGCTTCGGCGGGATAGAGGCGCACTGGATCTGGATCGGCCTCGGCCTGATCCTTGCCGCGCTCGAAATCCTCGTCCCGGGCGTTTACCTGATCTGGCTGGCCGTTGCCGCGATTATCACCGGCGCGCTGGTGTTTGGCATCGGCCTGGCCCTGCCGGCCCAGATCATCGTCTTCGTTTTCCTGTCGCTGATCGCTGCCTTCAGCGCGCGCCGTTTCCTGCGCGACCAGCCGATCGTCAGTTCCGACCCGCTCATGAACCGCCGCGGTTCACGCCTCGTCGGTGAACTTGCGCTCATCACGCAGGCGATCGACGGCGGGACCGGGCGGGTGAAGCATGGCGACAGCGAATGGCTCGCCCGCGGCCCCGACCTCGCTGCCGGAACGCGTGTCAGGATCATCGGGAACGACGGCTCAATCCTGATCGTCGAGCCCTTCGAGGCCCTGCCTCCACCGAAAAGTGCGGAGCAGGCCTGACGCCATTCGCCGTTAGCTGGCGAGGGCGCTCTTGCCGGTGAAACGGCCGTGCTTGCGATAGCGCACCATCCACTTGTCGAGGAACAGGCCGAGCGGCTTCGGCTCGATCCCGAACGCCTTGAAGCCGGGATGATCGCCTGATGCGACACTACCCTGTTTCAGCAGCGTCCATTGGTCGCGGCCCATGGGCGTTCCGGGCAAAGCGGCAAAGGTCGCGGAAGCTGCGTCGGGCATGGCGATGAAGTGACGGTCGCGCCCTTGGGCATCGGCGATGCGGCGATTGATATCCATCATGGTCAGGGTCTCTGGGCCACCGAGTTCATAGGTCTTGCCGCCGTGACTTGCTGGATCGGCGGCTGCGGCAGCGATCGCTTCTGCGACGTCGTCGACATAGACCAGCTGCAGTTTCGAATCCGGCCCGAAGACCGGCAAGACCGGCACGAACTTGATCATCTGCGCGAACATGTTGGTGAAATTGTCGTCCTTGCCGAAAATGATCGACGGACGGATTATGGTCGCCTTGGGGAAGGCCTCGGCGACCAGCTTCTCGCCGAGCGCCTTGGCACTGGCATAGGCCGTTTCCGATTCGGCATCGGCACCGATCGCGCTGACATGCACGAAGGCGCCAGCACCATTGGCAGCGGCGATTCGGGCCATCGCCCCGGGCGCTTCGCCCATCAGCTTGCGCAGATTGCCGTCGAAGCTGCCGACCAGGTTGACTACGACATCCGCACCCGAGATGGCAGCAGCCAGGCTCTGCTCATTGGTGACATCGCAGCGCGCGAATTGCAGCTGGCCCAGATTCGCGAGCGGCTTGAGCGAGAAGCTCTTCTCGGGATGGCGGCTGGCGATCCGCAGTCGCGCGCCGCGCGCAAGCAGCGCTTGGGCCACATAATTGCCGAGAAATCCGCTACCCCCGAATAGGGTTACGAGCTTGTCCTGCAGGGGTGTGGTCTGTGCCATTGTGTATCCGTTGTGTGCCGTTTGGAACTGCTGCCGCGCGCCTTGCCGTAACGGGCGATGGACTGCAAGCGTTCCGGAGCGAACAGAGCCGTTGACAGGCGGGTATGGCAGTCGCTATTGGCCCGCGCCTACCCGGCGGCAATGGCTCGTTTGACCATGCTGCCCGAAAGTGCCCAGATGGCGGAATTGGTAGACGCACCGTCTTCAGGTGGCGGCGCTCGCAAGGGCGTGGAGGTTCGAGTCCTCTTCTGGGCACCATTTGTTCTTCTCACGTTCTCCCAAATATTCTATAAAACCCGCAGAAATCCTAGGGATTTGGCCCTTGGATCGTTCCGGATCGTCCCGCCTGTTCTCGGGGGTTCCAGACACTTTTGTGGGCCTTTTGAGGCCATTTCGCAAAGGCCCAGATGAAAAGGCCCCCACATGCCGCTGACAGATACTCGCCTCCGCGCACTCAAGCCCAAGGATAAGCCGTACAAGGTCACCGATGAGCGCGGCCTATATGTTGAGGTCACGCCGACTGGCGGCAAACTTTGGCGATTCCGATACCGGATCGGCGGTGCGCAAAAGAAGCTCTGCATCGGCAGCTATCCGGAAATCAGCCTCAAGCAAGCGCGAGACGTGGCCTACGAGGCACGACGAGCTGTTGCTTCTGGCGGCGACCCGGCCTTTGAGAAGCGGAAGCGGAAAATCCGCGCCGAGTTCCTTTCTGCACAGACGTTCGAGGCAGTCGCGCGTGAGTATATTGAACAGATGATGGTCCAGAATGGTCGCGCCGATGGCACGATCGTCAAGGCCAACTATTTCCTCGAGAAGCTTGTGCCTGCCATCGGGAACCGACCCATCAACGAGATCGAGCCGTTCGAAGTCCTGGCTCCTCTCAAACGACTGGAAGCCACTG from Altererythrobacter epoxidivorans encodes the following:
- a CDS encoding PQQ-dependent dehydrogenase, methanol/ethanol family; the encoded protein is MARAGWALALALFVGACGSSTDEVSGPATEGVTDALIANSPGEEWLTYGGGHMEQRFSPLDQITDGNIGELGLAWYSDIDTARGQEATPLVHDGILYVSTAWSMVKAYNAKTGEPVWAYDPEVPRETGARACCDAVNRGVALYGDKVFVATLDGRLVALDQKSGKVAWEKMTVPDQESYTITGAPRVANGLVLIGSGGAEYKARGYLAAYDWKTGKEVWRFHTVPGNPADGFENEAMEKAAETWGGKWWELGGGGTVWDSITYDPKTGLVYFGTGNAEPWNPAAHDRGEGDSLYTGSIVAVDAATGEYRWHFQETPEDRWDYDSNAQITVADIEIDGEIRHVVMHAPKNGFFYILDAETGKFLSGEAFAPMNWADGLDENGRPNILEAARYEKSDQPFIGMPGPIGAHSWQPMSYSPQTGLMYIPSNQVIQGFLAAKDWTPNKQGWQIGIDTAPVAMPADKAIRAQMAEQFSGSLLAWDPVKQEAAWAVPHKGPWNGGTLATAGNLVFQGDAAGMFKAYDAKTGSPLWSFAAQTGVIAAPMTYAIDGEQYVAVLVGWGGVWDLTAGVLADKSGPVKNISRLLVFKLGGDVKLPDPPALGENVLDPPAFTGTEEQVALGASNFARYCAMCHGDAAVGGANVPDLRYSGAIGSKDAIKSIVIDGALRHNGMISFSKVLKPADAEAIRQYLIKRANEDKALEAS
- a CDS encoding complex I NDUFA9 subunit family protein, with translation MAQTTPLQDKLVTLFGGSGFLGNYVAQALLARGARLRIASRHPEKSFSLKPLANLGQLQFARCDVTNEQSLAAAISGADVVVNLVGSFDGNLRKLMGEAPGAMARIAAANGAGAFVHVSAIGADAESETAYASAKALGEKLVAEAFPKATIIRPSIIFGKDDNFTNMFAQMIKFVPVLPVFGPDSKLQLVYVDDVAEAIAAAAADPASHGGKTYELGGPETLTMMDINRRIADAQGRDRHFIAMPDAASATFAALPGTPMGRDQWTLLKQGSVASGDHPGFKAFGIEPKPLGLFLDKWMVRYRKHGRFTGKSALAS
- a CDS encoding NfeD family protein — protein: MDSFGGIEAHWIWIGLGLILAALEILVPGVYLIWLAVAAIITGALVFGIGLALPAQIIVFVFLSLIAAFSARRFLRDQPIVSSDPLMNRRGSRLVGELALITQAIDGGTGRVKHGDSEWLARGPDLAAGTRVRIIGNDGSILIVEPFEALPPPKSAEQA
- a CDS encoding SPFH domain-containing protein produces the protein MEFVLIALLFLLIVFLLMAVRVVKQGYVYTIERLGKFTMAAEPGLHLLIPFFDRVGQKVNMMEQVLDIPGQEIITADNAMVGVDAVVFFQVLDAGKAAYEVANLYQAIMALTTTNLRTVMGSMDLDETLSKRDEINARLLSVVDHATSPWGVKITRVEIKDIRPPHDISEAMARQMKAERLKRAEILEAEGDKTSSILRAEGRKQSAILEAEGKREAQFRNAEARERAAEAEARATQMVSDAIAASGNQAINYFIAQEYTKAVGKFAESPNAKTILFPVEATQLIGSLGGIGELVREAIGPGEGEAATSANRSGQPLPAARSRTSVPRTGDQ